One part of the Microlunatus elymi genome encodes these proteins:
- a CDS encoding MFS transporter, with the protein MNQPMTTEPDAPPAVSRTALTIGLCAVIIGIAFEAAAVATAMPVAARELHGLGQYAWAFSLFTIGMLFSTVVSGRLCDRIGPAKPMIAGVIIFALGLVIGGTAVSWPMLILGRLVQGLGGGALNTASYVCIAQVFDAKQRPRMFTYISMAWVLPGIAGPVVAAWITHTFSWHWAFFAVLPVLAFGAAMLTPTLRLLLRSPVPHPEQATNPAPIWGAAVAALSAAAIQYAGQRLDLIAIIPAVIGVVGLAIALPRLMPPGFARLSRGLPSVILTRMLLPGAFFGTEAFVPLMLVEERHLSLKLAGAALTIGSIGWFAGAWVQSQSWMRMRRDRMITVGTAGVAIGVAIVAASALVPGSWIGLVAVGWIFAAFGMGVGTASSSVATMAFSTDAEQGRNASSLNLGDALGTSIFVGISGSVFAALRAGGDLSHTFGVAFATMTVVALLSVIASLRVGRLPH; encoded by the coding sequence GTGAACCAGCCGATGACCACCGAACCCGACGCGCCGCCGGCCGTCAGCCGTACCGCGTTGACGATCGGACTGTGCGCGGTGATCATCGGCATCGCCTTCGAGGCCGCGGCGGTCGCCACCGCGATGCCGGTGGCGGCGCGGGAGCTGCACGGGTTGGGCCAGTACGCGTGGGCGTTCTCCCTGTTCACCATCGGCATGTTGTTCTCCACCGTGGTCTCCGGCCGACTCTGCGACCGGATCGGGCCGGCCAAACCGATGATCGCCGGCGTGATCATCTTCGCGCTCGGACTGGTGATCGGCGGCACCGCAGTCAGTTGGCCGATGCTGATCCTCGGCCGGCTGGTGCAGGGGTTGGGCGGCGGCGCCCTGAACACAGCCTCGTACGTGTGCATCGCCCAGGTCTTCGACGCCAAGCAGCGGCCGCGGATGTTCACCTACATCTCGATGGCCTGGGTGCTGCCGGGGATCGCCGGTCCGGTGGTCGCGGCTTGGATCACCCACACGTTCAGCTGGCACTGGGCCTTCTTCGCCGTCCTGCCGGTGCTTGCGTTCGGAGCCGCGATGCTGACGCCGACCCTGCGCCTGTTGCTGCGCTCGCCGGTTCCGCATCCGGAGCAGGCGACGAATCCGGCGCCGATCTGGGGTGCCGCGGTGGCGGCCCTGTCGGCTGCCGCGATCCAGTACGCCGGTCAGCGGCTGGACCTGATCGCGATCATCCCCGCGGTGATCGGAGTGGTCGGACTGGCGATCGCGCTGCCGCGGTTGATGCCGCCCGGTTTCGCCCGGCTGTCTCGCGGCCTGCCGTCGGTCATCCTCACCCGGATGCTGTTGCCCGGTGCCTTCTTCGGTACGGAGGCGTTCGTGCCGCTGATGCTGGTGGAGGAGCGTCACCTCAGCCTGAAACTGGCCGGTGCTGCGCTGACCATCGGGTCGATCGGCTGGTTCGCCGGCGCCTGGGTGCAATCGCAGAGCTGGATGCGGATGCGGCGGGACCGGATGATCACCGTCGGCACCGCCGGGGTGGCGATCGGGGTGGCGATCGTCGCCGCGTCCGCGCTGGTGCCGGGCAGTTGGATCGGGCTGGTCGCCGTCGGCTGGATCTTCGCCGCCTTCGGCATGGGCGTCGGCACGGCAAGCTCGTCGGTGGCCACCATGGCCTTCTCGACCGACGCCGAACAGGGCCGCAACGCGTCCTCGCTCAACCTCGGCGACGCCCTCGGCACCAGCATCTTCGTCGGCATCAGCGGCTCGGTCTTCGCCGCACTGCGCGCCGGCGGTGACCTGTCCCACACCTTCGGTGTCGCCTTCGCCACCATGACAGTGGTCGCCCTGCTCTCGGTGATCGCCTCGCTGAGGGTCGGCCGATTGCCTCACTGA
- a CDS encoding DEAD/DEAH box helicase, with amino-acid sequence MTAQPERDLFDPTGQEINTKTGLSPAFPDRAAWGTSRQLRAWQSAALEQYFAENPKDFLAVATPGAGKTSFALTLAANLFARREIDRVVVVAPTEHLKTQWAEAADKINIPIDPNFGSKQPKTSKDFKGIALTYAGVAANPLGLRIRVEGFKTLVILDEVHHAGDALSWGEAVREAFDPAARRLALTGTPFRSDANPIPFVRYEPDGGGALRSVADYSYGYGPALTDGIVRPVLFMAYSGDMHWRTKAGDEVAARLGEPLTKDLTNQALRTALDPAGSWMPAVLKAADHRLTEVRQHVPDAGGLVIATEQTHARAYADILKSITGKRPVVVLSDEAQSGKKISKFSAGDERWMVAVRMVSEGVDVPRLAVGVYATMTATPLFFAQAIGRFVRARTKGETASVFLPSAPHLLRFAADMEVERDHALKPRSEDESQLLVEAERTETEEDADLDGEHSFAALASEADFDRVVFDGGEFGLGAYSGSQDELDYLGIPGLLEADQVKDLLRRHQASQVARAHTDQTGAEPPASYSTHQRLRELRKELNGLVAAWHHRTEKPHGVIHAALVSECGGPPSAVASEDQLQQRIDTIRHWAVRGS; translated from the coding sequence GTGACAGCCCAGCCCGAACGTGACCTATTCGATCCGACGGGGCAGGAGATCAACACCAAGACCGGGTTGTCGCCGGCGTTTCCGGATCGGGCGGCGTGGGGCACCTCGCGCCAGTTGCGGGCCTGGCAGTCCGCAGCGCTGGAGCAATATTTCGCGGAGAACCCGAAGGACTTCCTGGCGGTGGCGACCCCGGGCGCGGGCAAGACCTCGTTCGCACTCACCCTGGCGGCCAACCTGTTCGCCCGCCGTGAGATCGACCGCGTGGTGGTGGTCGCGCCGACCGAGCATCTGAAGACCCAGTGGGCCGAGGCTGCGGACAAGATCAACATCCCGATCGATCCGAATTTCGGCAGCAAACAACCCAAGACCAGCAAGGACTTCAAGGGCATCGCGCTCACTTACGCCGGAGTCGCGGCCAACCCGCTGGGGTTACGGATCCGGGTCGAGGGCTTCAAGACGTTGGTGATCTTGGACGAGGTGCATCACGCCGGCGACGCGCTCAGCTGGGGCGAGGCCGTAAGGGAGGCGTTTGATCCGGCCGCGCGCCGGCTCGCGTTGACCGGGACGCCGTTCCGGTCCGACGCCAACCCGATCCCCTTCGTACGCTACGAACCCGACGGTGGCGGCGCGCTGCGCTCGGTCGCCGACTACTCCTACGGCTACGGGCCGGCGCTGACCGACGGGATCGTCCGGCCGGTGCTGTTCATGGCTTACTCCGGCGACATGCATTGGCGGACCAAGGCCGGCGACGAGGTCGCCGCCCGGCTCGGCGAACCACTGACCAAGGACCTGACCAACCAGGCGCTGCGGACCGCGCTGGACCCGGCCGGGTCGTGGATGCCGGCGGTGCTGAAGGCCGCCGATCATCGCCTGACCGAGGTACGCCAGCACGTGCCGGACGCCGGCGGACTGGTCATCGCCACCGAACAGACCCACGCCCGCGCGTACGCCGACATCCTGAAGTCGATCACCGGCAAGCGGCCGGTCGTGGTGCTCAGCGACGAGGCGCAATCCGGCAAGAAGATCAGCAAGTTCTCCGCCGGCGACGAGCGCTGGATGGTTGCGGTCCGGATGGTTTCCGAGGGGGTCGACGTGCCCCGGCTGGCCGTCGGCGTGTACGCGACCATGACCGCGACCCCGCTGTTCTTCGCCCAGGCGATCGGCCGGTTCGTCCGGGCCCGGACCAAGGGGGAGACGGCGTCGGTGTTCCTGCCCAGCGCGCCGCATCTGCTCCGGTTCGCCGCCGACATGGAGGTCGAGCGTGATCATGCCCTCAAACCGCGCAGCGAGGACGAGTCGCAACTGCTGGTCGAGGCCGAGCGGACCGAGACCGAGGAGGACGCCGATCTCGACGGCGAGCACTCCTTCGCCGCGCTGGCCAGTGAGGCCGACTTCGATCGGGTGGTCTTCGACGGTGGCGAGTTCGGTCTCGGCGCCTACTCCGGCAGCCAGGACGAGTTGGACTACCTCGGCATCCCGGGTCTGCTGGAAGCCGACCAGGTGAAGGATCTGCTGCGTCGGCATCAGGCGTCCCAGGTGGCGCGCGCCCACACTGATCAAACTGGCGCGGAGCCACCGGCCTCGTACAGCACTCACCAGCGGCTGCGCGAACTCCGCAAGGAACTCAACGGGCTGGTCGCTGCCTGGCATCACCGCACCGAGAAGCCGCACGGCGTGATCCATGCGGCGCTGGTGTCGGAGTGCGGCGGCCCGCCGTCGGCGGTCGCCAGCGAAGATCAACTTCAGCAGCGGATCGACACCATCCGGCATTGGGCCGTGCGCGGCTCCTGA